A window of Variovorax sp. HW608 genomic DNA:
ACGACGAGGGCGCAGCAGGTTGGACGGCTCGCGCAGTCCCATGAACAAGCCAATGGGAGACGCAGGCCTTTCAGTGGTCGTACGAGTTTTGAAGTCGTTGATCGGATGGATGCATCGGCATGGTTATGCCCACCTTCGTTTTGCACGCTCTTCGAACGCGTTTCTCAGTGCCGAAGAGTACACCCGAAGGGTGAGTCGCACCCCTGCCGATCCCATGCGGCTGGCTGAATGGCATCACGTCTGCTGGGTGCTCGACACACATTGCGCGCTGGGGACACGAGCAGCCATCGAACTCATCTACTTTTGCCAACTCCGGCTCGCCGAAGTTTCGAACCTTCTGTGGGGCCATCTTCGCGAGCCACGCGAAGGGTTTCCGGCGTGGGAACTGCTGATTGCCGACTCACGCCCGCCGAGGCGCCTCCTGGTTGCAGAGCCGGCGGGGCTGACGTTGAAAAAGCTGCGAGCTGAAGCTGAGTGTCTGTTTCCCGTGAGCCCACAACGCCGCTTATTCAAGCCAAGAGAGGAAACTCTTCGGGGGCACATCGAGCGAGTCTTTGTGCGGGCAGCCCTCAGAGCGAACGACCTCGGAGATGTGGAATCCGCCCAGGCACTGGGGGGGCGGAGGGTGCGCTCGCTGAGGAGAGCCTGCGAGTCTCATGTCCCTTTGGAATGGCGTGAGCGATGGAGCTACTGCCGGGATGGCGTCGCGTCCACAGCGGCTGTTCAACCCGGCGGGCAAGATCCCGAAGAGGGCGCGTTCTTGCGGCACCCATGGGCGGCGAACCATCCTCTGAACGAACTCTGGGATCGCTTGCGACCAGGCTGGGAGCATGCTGCGGGCGAGCAGTCGCCTGATCGGCGCTGATTTGCGCTGCGAAATGTTTAGCGATATTAATCGAGCTGCACGCCCGCCGTCTTGATGACCCGGCCCCAGCGCGCGCGCTCCTCGCGCGCCGCGTTGCGAAAGTCTTCGGGCGCGCCGGCCATTGATTTGAAGCCGGAGTTGGCGAAAAGCGCGACCACGTTCGGATGCGCAAGCGCCTTGTTGAGCTCGGCATTGAACTGGGCGACGACGTCGGCGGCATGCCGGCCGGGCCATCCTTGGACACGCGCTGCCTTGTCAGCGTGGCCCGGATTGTCTCGCGCTTCGCGAAAGCGCAACCTTGTGCAGAAGCTCGGGCGGCATCAAGCGCTCGCCCTTGGACAAGTCGCTGAGCGATTCCTGCTCGCCTTCCAGCACGCTTCGTGTGGCCTTTGTGGCAAGAGTCGCGCCTTCGGGTGTTGTGCGCAGGTATTGAGCCCTGCGATCGGTCGCGTGCGGTATGCGCTGGATCAGTCCCCGTTTTTCGAGCCGCTCGATCCATGCGGCGATGTTCGGTGCGGTGACCGCGAGCGCCTTGGCCAGGCGGGCAGCCGAGACGTCGGGATTCTCGTGAATGAGGCAAAGCACTGTGTATTCGACGGGGCGTAGATCAAAGACGGCGCCCACCTGCTCGGAGAACACGGCATCCGTGACGATCGTCGCCTGCGCGAGTTGGTAGCCGAGCACGAGATGCAGGGAGGCTTCAATCAAGTGGCCAGCTGGCGTGGCGTCTGCGGGGGTGCTTCTGTTCTTCGGCATCGCGTGCATTGTCGGGCTTGGTGCATTGGTTCATTACATTAATCACATTGAGCGGAGATCCATTCCTTGAGTGCCTTTTTGTCTAGTGGTGTTCCGCAATAATAAAGTCCGCCGAAAAGAATAAAGTCTGCCGCCTCTGTGACGTAAAGTCCGGCGCAATTTATCGCCACGGACGTAGCGCAGCCAACAGCCAGTTCAACTGAAATCCCGAAGCGGGACAAGAACTTAGATAGAGAAGTGTGAGCCGGACGTGAGTTGTGCTCAAGAATTGCAAGCTCTCGACCCACCATTCGCGGCCCATCGGTTTCCGGCCGAACCCTGCACCGATGTGCGGCCGGCAGCCAATGCCGCGGCGCTGGTCGCATGCCGGCCAAGGCTGATAGCTGTCTTGGCGGCCTCTTGCGGGCCAATCGGCTTGCAGATCCAGCCTTCGGCCGCTCCCCAGAACGAATGGTGCCACCGAACATAGAGAGTCCAGCCCCTATACTTCTCCCGGAGAACAGACGCGGAATTCAACGATGGGACAGCCATCGCGCCAGCGTAGCCTGAAGACGCTTTGCCGCGGCGACTAGCCGA
This region includes:
- a CDS encoding tripartite tricarboxylate transporter substrate-binding protein; this translates as MRFREARDNPGHADKAARVQGWPGRHAADVVAQFNAELNKALAHPNVVALFANSGFKSMAGAPEDFRNAAREERARWGRVIKTAGVQLD
- a CDS encoding MarR family winged helix-turn-helix transcriptional regulator yields the protein MPKNRSTPADATPAGHLIEASLHLVLGYQLAQATIVTDAVFSEQVGAVFDLRPVEYTVLCLIHENPDVSAARLAKALAVTAPNIAAWIERLEKRGLIQRIPHATDRRAQYLRTTPEGATLATKATRSVLEGEQESLSDLSKGERLMPPELLHKVALSRSARQSGPR